From Oreochromis niloticus isolate F11D_XX linkage group LG15, O_niloticus_UMD_NMBU, whole genome shotgun sequence:
AATAGTattagtaagtaagtaagtaaaactttattaatatagcacctttctagaTAAAAGATCATAAAGTGCTTCACACAAGGATAACaaagcataaaacaaaacagacaacagttaacaaaatgcaattataaaaagatgtgtttttattgatatCATAAAAATCATATCAGTGTTTATATCAGTTAGTTCTTGCTACAGGTGTGGGAGGCTAAATTTGATAAACTTTCTGCTGAgatctgtttgtctttttttctctaaaGTCACGTCATGCTAAGTTGCACATCATCACAATTAATACAGTAATGATTAAGTTGAgagtttttttaatcttcttcgACTTGTCACAAGTACCTGGTGGTGGTTTGGAGAGTTAAAGAGGTGACATAATGTTTGTGATTAGTTCAGAATTTCCAATGTCACAAGTTTTCCTGTAAGAAATACACCAACCATAGATGCCTTCATGCGTTTCAGCAAGAAAAGTATCACTTCCTGAGATATTATCTGGCTCACATTTCATTAGGAAAAACCCACAATTTGTTTCTTTCGTggacttttttttgttagtaCAAGATGGGCCTCATCCATCACGTGATCAGTATAGAGTGCTGTGAAAAGTGTTTGCCCTcttcctgattttatttttggcaCATTTGTCACATTAGACGGAAATAACctgagtaaacacaaaatgcagtttttaaatgatgatttcatttattaagggaaacAAAGATGGTCTATAAGGACAAGTATAAGTATATGACAAACGATTGACTGCAAGAACTGCAGTCAGTCGTTTGTCATAAGTGGCAATAAGCCTTTTACATCACAggggaggaattttggcccacccctctttgcagaattgttttaattcaggtgTATTGGAGAGTTTTCGGGTGTGAAAACAGGAACatggcaattactttttcacagctgTTTAATGAAGTTTGATTGTCACTTGAGCTAAAATGCTGAATCttacaattttattttctcATGAATAAATAAGTAAGTGCACTTATTTCAGAGTGCCTACTATATTTAATAGTGCTGAATAAAATCATGCAATCCCAGTCAAGCACTGAAGCTCCAGGACTGAGAGATGAGCAGACGTTATCTACTCACTGTGAAAAGTAGCATTAAAGGGAGCTCTGCATGCTTTATAAGAGGTTAAACTAACTAGAGTGAACCAATGTTCACTACACTGCAATAGTGACACAGGATATGTAAGCGTAGTTGTAAGCGTCAGTCTCAGCAGAATTGCACCCATGCACCTTTTTAATAATCTGCAGCTAATCAGCTAAGCCAGGAATTCAAAGGCTTATTATACATGCTTAAGAGAACGGCTTGGCACTTAAAACTTGAAAAAGACTCCCTGGGGTGGAGGATTAAGTTACTGTGCAAGCAGATTTGTGCTTTATGCTGTTGTTATTGGGCTTTGCAGCGCAAGTTTGCCATTTCACTTAATGGGGAAATCCATTGTACAGAGGAATTTACAATATGTTTGCAATATTGTACAAGCCAAGCATGTTTggaacaatttaaaatgttacGTAGAGGGAATACAGTGCTGTTAGGAAGTCGGTGGGTTTTCCAGATTTCTGCTGACGAAATGATGACTGAGCTGCTCCCAGTGACTTTAACTCACTGCAGTTACTGttcttacatttttacatttttacattttaatctttACTGCTGAAGCATTTTATTGTAATAAGCCAAAACAAGACAAACCATGTTGTTTTCTAATAGCAGACAAATACTGAATTGTTTTctccacctttttcttttttgaggggTTCTAATATCATAGTTTGGTCACTGCTGTCAGGAAAACTGCACAATTAGAAATAGATAACCTCAGTAGACAGTAGATTAAGGCTAAATCAGTAGTAAATCAATGACCCGATGTCGTTTTTAAATATTCTGCTATCATGACTGATCATTCAGTtgctctgtattttttttaagtagcatTTTTAATagttaaaaaagcaaaagttgATCACCATTCATTCAGATAATTTAAGCAAACACATGTTGGGATCACCATGTGTCTAGAGGTCTTATTTTACTTTGTCTGCATTTCACTGCAAATAAAGTGAAATGACTGGATTTTATTTTCCCCTTTCAGTGACAGCCCACCTCACGTCCCTCCAGATGAGCTCTCTACAGACatagtcatccaggtcatcagtAACATGACCCAGACCATCAGACAGCACTTCCCCAATCTGACAGTCTACCCTGCAGTTGGAAATCATGACTACTGGCCTCAGGTGACTTTATACAAGTAGACAGCAAGCAGTATCTCAAGCTTTACTCGGAGAGCAGCGATGGTGTTTGCTCCACTAATGTTTGCCTGATGCATCAAGTTCTGGGATAAAATGAAAGTGTAACTTAAAAATGAGTTGCTGTATGAAGCATTTTAGTTTATGCTCCCATTTTTTTGCAGAAGTAAATGAGGGAAGTTTTCTTATACAGACTATGAGCATGCTTTAACTCATTTATGTGGTTGGGTAACATCCAtcagtattttcagttttcaagGGTTTATTTTACAATAAGGCTCCATTTAATTTAACAGAAACACTGTGGCACAAGAATTACATGCATATAGCCTCAGTAATAACAGTGGGCGATACCAGCTGACATATATGTGAGATGTCAGGTggcatttcacatttttaataacTTACTTTTGGGATAACAGTGCATATTTTTTGCTCATCATTGTTCTTAGGACCAGATGCCAACCTCCACTAATGCCATCTACAAAGCTGCTGCTCAGTCCTGGAAACTCTGGCTGCATGATGACGCTCTGCTAACACTTTCACAAGGTACATCAGTCACCACATGTCAGACCAACAGATTCAAAACTTTTCTCTGCATATTAAAGCTTCAACTCTTACTGCTGTGCATTTAATGTAGTCTGATTTCTAAATGAGTAGCTACAGGGTATATACCAGCCCAAAATTCAGAGGACTGTAAAGTTCCCACATGAAGAAATGAGGAAGTTAGAAAACCACTGACCTTTGGCATGTGCTGATGAATACCTTTTGATGCAGCATGTGTTGCAATTCAGGAAGTTAATGTAAAGTGCAACACGGTGCATGCATATGTAAAAGTTTGATGATGAATCAGTCAAGTTTTTTTGATTAATTGTTTAGAAAATGTGAACGTAGCGGACTTCTCTCAAGCAAACCTTTGTTTGATTTGTGAAACAATCCGTGCAGTGAGCATGTGCAGTTGATTCTGTAAAATTTGAACAAAGCCATGCATAAAGCATGTCATTCAAAAGCTCAGTGTGTGGCATGACATTAGGTGTAGCCTTGATTTGTTCCTTGTTCTGTTTTTGCAGGTGGTTTCTATTCACAGCTTGCTAAGCCTGGTTTGCGGGTTGTTAGTCTCAATACGATCCTTTACTATAGTCCCAATAAGGtcacacagaacatgacagACCCTGCGGGGCAGTTTGAGTGGCTGGAAAAAACTCTGGAGAAAGCTGCTGAGAATCTTGAAAAGGTTTAAAAGTTTtgatgcaaacatttttttgtcatATTAATCATAGTGATCACCATATTGATTCATATGACAGATGCCAGATGGTTAAATATGTCTGTGGTTGAATATGCCTCTGTAGGTTTACATCATAGGCCATGTGCCAGTCGGGTTCCTGCCTTTTGCCAGAAACATCACAGCTATAAGAGAGAACTACAACGAGAGGCTGGTCACCATCTTTAGGAAGTACAGTCATGTGATTGCGGGACATTTCTATGGACACACTCACAGAGACAGCATCATGGTGCTGCTGGACAAACAAGGTGTGAGAAAATATCAATCAGTATCTTTAATAATGGAGTTTAATATATTTCTTCAAAGTGCAGTatcaccttttcttttttaagcacttgtcatttttaaaaatgaatcgCAAACCAATTGTGAGCAAGCAAACTTCCTCTCTAAATAAAACGGGGAAAAAACAGACAATCTGCTGACTTCCTTAAGGAAAGGAATCATCTAaactttcttgttttgtttttcttttttgtgtttttctgtaggTCAACCTGTGAATTCTCTGTTTGTGTCACCGGCTGTTACACCGATCAAAAATCTTGCGCAGCTCTACTCCAATAACCCATCTTTCCGCATGTACTTGTACAATAACAAGGATTACACTATGCTGGTAAGGAGCTCTGGTCCTACTATCTGCTCATAACTCAATATCTTATTACTGTTTAGATTAAGCAAATGCCTCGgtttttaaaatagtttaaatataaaacaagagCAAAGACTTATTCAGACATTTCCACGTGATAAAAGATGGTTCTGCACATTATTACAAAATCATGGCAGTTAGTAACCTATGAAAGTGTGGTTTAGTAATGTTTAGTAATGATGGATGTGGTAAAACTTTTAGAAGGGCTGGGCCACCATCAGTCCAACTGCCAGAAATGCTGCTGACATAAATTCAACAAATATGCATTATTTGCAGACCAACCAATGTTCATTTTGGACCTTAGATTTTTTATTGGAATTCTAGTCattaaataaatgtgcaaagAAGTTTGGAGGTTTTAAAACAGAGAACAGGAAAAGGCCGTCAGCAGTCAGATGAAAACACATATTCTGTCACTGCGTATTCTAGAAATAACATTTCCCATTCATAGAATTAAAAAAGTCATCGTGTAAaccataaaaagcaaaaaaccaaaatgtcCATCTGATATTCTGGAAACCATCAGCTGAACACCTAAAGGCAGTGGTAaaaatcatgaattaattttttaCATCTCTTAAACTAACAGATTGGCTGTGACAGGTTGGACAGATCAGTGGTACGGTTGGTAAAAGGACTTGCTATTTTGGGGACCAGTGAAATCCCGGGGAGTTTCACAATCAAACCATAAAAACTTAAAAGGAAAGAGTGTAGGAATACAAAAGAAAGATGAAAACTGTTCAAGCTGGAAAGCAGATGACAAATTTAGGTCAAACTAAAAAAGTCCTGCACTCCAACACCTACTCTAACTTTTATCTCATTGCTCAAAGACAGAAGCCGAAGTCCTTCTTAATGATTTATCACAGTGTCAATCAGCAcacaaaaaactgtttgtggCATTCAAAAAGACTCAAagactttcttctttcttctcttttgcTCCCCTTTTTggtgcctttctctctctctgaagGATATCTGGCAGTACTATTTGAATCTGACGGAAGCCAATGAGAAACAAAGATCAGACTGGACGCTTGAATATATCATGACTGAGGCTTTTGGACTGACTGACCTGCAGCCGCAAAGTTTACTCCAGCTGGGCCTGAGTTTTATGCTGCCGCAGACAAAAAGCTTTGATAAGTATTTTAACCACTTCATGGTCAGCTACAACGACAGCATCATCTGTGATGGAATATGTAAGGTCAGCCAGGTGTGTTCTGTGCTCTTTCTGGACCAGCTGTCCTATTCCAGATGTGTAAAGGGAGATGAGCGGACATCCACATGAAGggtcattttaaatgatttatcAATATTGAACTTTTGATAATAATATTCTGAAGTATTACATTTTGCAAACTAGATGGATGAAGTCAGAAAAAGGGAAGTACCGTATAATGCCTATGCTGCttaacagaaagaaatgcaGGGACAACTTTTTTAGGGatattttttctcacctattgaATTGCATCAATCTGCAAACATATCCAGATGGGGTCAGGACCAAAAGGTGATAGTAGATAAATGACTGACAATATAGAAAATACAGTCATTTATACATAATGATGATACTGAATTGCTGGTGTCTCATGTCTGTAGTCTCTAAGAACAAAAAAGAACCTCAAACTCGTCTGTGTGTTTATTCTGAGAGGGTGGAGGACGTTAATTGTAGCTCCAGGCTCCGTCATGCAAGTTTATTCCATGTAGTGCTCCTTGCACTAATCGATTACAGCCAAACTTTGGATCAAATGCTACCAAATCACGTGAGTTTATTGTGTTGATTAATCGTGCATACTTGAAATATTTCAGAggaaaatttaaatgaaatccTTTAGATTTAAAGAAGGACAGCTCTGCTGTAAATTAGGAAAAAGATTCAGCTGTAGTCTTATGGAAATGTAAATCCAGCTTTTGTTGGCTTACGTTTATATTCTTCTATTAGCTACAACTGATTAGTCAAATCTGATTTTAATGTAAATGATAGTGTATCAGGTCACCAAAAATCATACTTTAATTGCATAAACTATACAAATTGCTCCATAAAGGAACATTAAAGACATTCAGTTTAGTCACAAGTTTCATTCATAAAATCACATGATTAACATAAGatttaaaagtttgaaaattatgttttgtttagttttttttatatatattttgttaaaCTTTTTGATTGTCGTGACAAATTCTGACTATACAAGACTAAACCTGTTACCTTATCCATTCCTTAATGTTGCATAAACCagaatttttttcttctattgaAACACATGCTTTAAATTTAATACCCTCAAAAGGACACCGAAGTATAAAATGTGTACAGTAAAATGTGCTGTAAGAGAAATGTATCTACCCTGGGTAAAATGTGCATGAATGATAGCATGTCAAGCTGCTGCTTAAGAATGGAATATCACCAGATGACTTGTCTTGTTACATGTAAGAGAGAAAATATTGATTTGGCTTTTAATGattatttttctattaaatGAAACTCTTTATTCAAAAGTTTCATTGACTCTATTGTCCTTATTTTCACAGGCAAGTTAATAGAGTACTATCTGTTGcagttaattaaataaaaaagaagctgAACTGCAACTTTTAAGAGTGGCTAACTTGAAAATCACACTTAAACTTGTGCCGGCTAGTTCGTCTCTGCAGGAGGGTTGTAGGAGCGACGGCTAAGCCCGGATGACCTTCATACTCCCTCCCACCATTAGCCCATGATTTTATTCTTCTCTTGTTCAAACTTTCCAGAAACTCCTCTCGTTTCTCAGCCTCCACTTCAAGCATTTGCCCCTCTCTTCTTCTCACCACCCTCCCAACTCTTTTGTCCCTTTGCCTCCCTCCTCCAATGTTGATTACACCTCTCCTAAAGATtcacagcacttttttttcaatCTGGGTTTTTCCTGGCTCAGATTGAGCCTTTGGGAGGAGACTACAATCAGTCTgtatacaataaaaacaatgagtCTGTGTTACCTTATTTCACAGTAACATTTTTGAACTCCTGAGTAACTTTTTGAAGCTCCTCATAATTTCTCTGGTCTTCTGTCCAGAGTTTAGAAAATATTCTTGGGCAGTGAATGTGTGCTCTGTGTTATTGTTAAACTTTTCCCCCTCATGTGCCTCTTTGCCATTATTATTCCTGACCAACCCCTGCCTCCCTCCACTCAGTGCCTGACAGGACGTAACCATGGAGACAGAGTTGGTGGAGAGCATGGCGATGGAGAGGACTCCATTGCCACGGTAACATGAGTACAGCTCCCAGTCCTCTGAATTCACCATTTCAGTCACTTTTGTTGGCAATTATAAAACTACTGAACTGCCAGGCTGATAAAGTCTGAACTTATGGCAAGTAAAGGCGAGTTAAAATAGGAGATGATCTCTGAAGGGTTCAGTCAGTGGAATGAATTTCAATGAATTTGTGCGAGATCACAAAATATATTCTTCTAAATTGCATTATTTATGTGTTAGACTTACCAAATTACATAATATGTAAGTTGccaagcaataaataaataacattcccTCCACAGGGTATCAAAAATGATCCCTaagaggaaaaagagaagtAGGAGACACCATTACACAACCAAGCATGGAGCCAAGTATATCAGTCTGTAGTCTGAGTCTCATAGCTTTGATTATAGTACGCATAATAGCCAAATTACTAGTTAGTAAAGGGAGTACTACACACTGCAATATGaaagctgtgttttcttttttatggcAACTTCTGTCATTGGAATAGCTTTTATTTTCCCAAATAAAAATACTGCACAGCAGAAATGAGtcctacaataataataataacaagaaaACCAAGAAATGAGTTGGTATTTCACAGCAGCCTGAATGatgccattattattatttcgaaGTAAACATTTTTTCACAGTGTTTTTTGGTTAGATGCCTAAAATAAGGTCTGATTTCTGATTTTTCCTCTGCATCTGTAAGTAAAGATATAGGTATATATTTAAAGAATGACATTTCTAAATATTTTTCAAAGTTACACACACCTAAGCATTGCATGTGTTTTACTGTCTGGCTatgaaataacacaaacacatatgtaAGTATGAAGGATTTTTGTGGCAAAATCATAAttatcaaaaaaaaacaaaccccattTGTTTATTAAAAGCATGCATCTTCCAAATAGAGGttgtgaaagaaaaactaatAAGGCTACAGAGTGAAAGAGGGATTCAGTAGCTGAAAACACTCAAAGTGCAACTAAGCTGGTTGGCTGGTTGGTAGACTGTCTGTCTTCTTAAATGACTGTCTGTTTGGCTAGCTGTCCCTTTGGCTGACTGACCCACATGTTCAGGTTTGCATACATTTCTGCTTTAGTTCCAGTTGGCTGGCTGGTGGAGGCCCACAATCAGTTAATCTGAGGATTACTGTCAGGACAGTACAGCCATCCAACTGCCCTCTCCTGGGGAGCTGGAATCTCTCTGGGTTTATGTGTGTATGGTTCAGATCACCATTACCCTTCAGGTTTCCAAATCACTTAATCCCTTTTAACATGTTTGGGTTTTAAATGCTGTCTTTCTCTTTACAACCAGAGATCCCCCATTTGATTTTAGTGGTTGCAGATTTAGTTTTGTTGCGTTATACTTGCTGCAGATTACTCTGGTGGTTGGTGATTTAGATGTAGGAGAGTAAATCAGCACAATAGATCTAAGCAACATTTTCCAGTTAGCTATTTAATTGACGTTTTGCTAATCAGTTGAAGCcacatttttttgttcttactgtCTTCTAGTAATGTTAAGGACAATGCAATCCCTAGTGATCTAAGGACAGATGTATGAATATGTGTAAAATGCCTGTACCAAACCAATTATCATTTTGGGTTATTGGatagtaaagaaaacataattaaGATACCTGTTAGCCGTTTTTCACATGCCTTCAGTGGACTTCAAGCCAAACAACGTGCACTCAAGATAGAagaaatgaatattttttttacagtgttttgtaatttaacatGATTTTTTCCaggaatatttttcatttacttttacCCTAAATATGGTACCAGTCATATGGTAATTACGATATTTACATACTATGCAGCCTAATGAAATAATAATGTCCAATATTTATCAGGCAAACCACTTGATACTTGGTGTCTTAGTTGTCTATAGAGC
This genomic window contains:
- the smpdl3a gene encoding cyclic GMP-AMP phosphodiesterase SMPDL3A; the protein is MLERLCFLLLCYSAAPLTAAPTGRRYLASTGRFWHITDLHLDPSYHLTPDPKKVCYSSKGVPATNPGLYGDFLCDSPFRLIESAFTNMASLTQPEDFIIWTGDSPPHVPPDELSTDIVIQVISNMTQTIRQHFPNLTVYPAVGNHDYWPQDQMPTSTNAIYKAAAQSWKLWLHDDALLTLSQGGFYSQLAKPGLRVVSLNTILYYSPNKVTQNMTDPAGQFEWLEKTLEKAAENLEKVYIIGHVPVGFLPFARNITAIRENYNERLVTIFRKYSHVIAGHFYGHTHRDSIMVLLDKQGQPVNSLFVSPAVTPIKNLAQLYSNNPSFRMYLYNNKDYTMLDIWQYYLNLTEANEKQRSDWTLEYIMTEAFGLTDLQPQSLLQLGLSFMLPQTKSFDKYFNHFMVSYNDSIICDGICKVSQVCSVLFLDQLSYSRCVKGDERTST